The genomic stretch GTGTTTAATTCAAAGGCAAAAAAAATGGGAGCTATCCCAAGAGTTTAAAGAAAGCATCTAAGCCATCGCTCACAATGTTCTCCCTACGCGGTATGTCTATCACTTCACAGCGTTTCCGGATGTTCAGGGATACCAGTCCATGGACTGTGGACCATACCATATAGGCTAAGGATTCTGACTCATGAGCAGGGAAATACCCTTTGGCAAGTGCTTCTTTGATTGTCATTCTAAGTCCATTAAATGCACCTCCTCCTTCTACCCACTCTTCCTTTTCTGAATCGAATACATGGCATAGTGGTGCTTCCTTAATGAACATAAGATCATACATATCAGGGTTTTCCATGGCAAATCTTATGTAAATTCTACCCATCGCTTTTAATCTCTCTAGGGGATCTTTTATTACCGAAAGTACCTCCATTTTTTCACTAAGAGCTTTGAATCCTTCTTGATGCAATGCGTGGAAAATCTCATTTTTATCCTTAAAATAATGGTAGATTATTCCAGGGCTGTACTCAATTCTATCTGCTATGTTTCTCATGGAGGTTTTGTCAACACCTTTTTCCAGGAACAAACTTTTTGCAGCTTTTAGTATTGTCTCTTTTAGCTCTTCCTTCTCCCGTTCTTTGCGGTCTGTAATTCCCATTTTTGATTTTGAATGGTTAAAATTAATTAAACACTGTTTAATTTCCCAGATTTATTGTGATTTATTTTCTGATTTCTCGACCTCTTTGATAGAATCACTATCCCAAGTTTGATCATTTACAGAAAACTTACGCATCAATTCTCCGGATAGAAGACTTTCCTGCATTTCGATCTGCTGTTTGTTTTTTGAAATATACTCGTCCTGATTGTCTTTATAGTTCACCAGTATCTTCAAAGCATCTTCGTCATATGTCCGAAATTGTTTAGCAAGCCTATGCACAGTATGTGCCCGGAATCCAAGTTTTTTGAGGACATCTTCTCCCATGCGAATGGATGTATCCAGATGCTCTCTATAAATGTTTTTCACGCCCATTTCCATAAGTTCAAATGCGTCGTATGTGTTCTTGGCCCGAATCATCACATCCAGATGCGGAAATTCCTCCTTGCACAGTTCTACTATTTTTATGCTATACGGAGTACTATCAATTGCCGAAATTAGGATAGAAGCCTCATTTGCCCCGGCGGCATGTAGTAACTCTGCACGTGTCCCATCACCGAAATATACCTTGAACCCCATTTTCCTCAGGTATTCTACCCGGTCGGGGTCTGAGTCTAATATAGTAGCCTCAACGCCATTGGCTCTTAAAAATCTGCCTAAAGTAGACCCAAAATGACCAAATCCGATAAGTATGACTTTATTGTGTTCGTCTATTTTATCCATTTCTTTCTCGATATCCTGGTGGGTCTTATCGATAGCTGGAAGGATAAATTTATCCAAGATTACCAAGAGTAGGGGGGTGATAGTCATGCTCAAGGCAGTTACCGCCATGAGGGTATCTGAAAGCGACTGGTCA from Algoriphagus sp. NG3 encodes the following:
- a CDS encoding TetR/AcrR family transcriptional regulator, which gives rise to MGITDRKEREKEELKETILKAAKSLFLEKGVDKTSMRNIADRIEYSPGIIYHYFKDKNEIFHALHQEGFKALSEKMEVLSVIKDPLERLKAMGRIYIRFAMENPDMYDLMFIKEAPLCHVFDSEKEEWVEGGGAFNGLRMTIKEALAKGYFPAHESESLAYMVWSTVHGLVSLNIRKRCEVIDIPRRENIVSDGLDAFFKLLG